A section of the Chryseobacterium ginsenosidimutans genome encodes:
- a CDS encoding LptF/LptG family permease — protein MLKILDRYIIKTFFGPFFFIFSVLFFIFIVNIIWVQLGQFMGKGLSTWQIVKLLFYLGVSVISMVLPLTILLASIMSFGEFGERYELAAMKAAGISLTRVMVPLLGVTAIMAVMLYFFSNNIIPDFQRKAKNMLFNIAQTKPALNFTPGQFIDQIPGNMVKFDKIYGENAENIEGVFVHKKASTYENQQTILAEKGKFIPAVNKNYLKLVLYNGYVYDDNFAGRGDNVRLKQPDQVIKFDSLVSHFDISDIINKAIEEEKITDDYRFQTFNELNKTIDKTKKDNDKFFTNINNDVLNQTNSVISYMDTKQNRAKAKPKQLLKLDTLKSEKRLEIINNAYSRLDNLKSTVEGKGNEIDPGIKYYSKVVIYQQRIVTYSFTCIIFFLIGSSLGSIIRKGGMGLPVIIAIVIFIIFYIINVSTENMAWAGKLNPYLAAWIPNIVLFPFGVWMTYKALTDSQLFDAEKYKVLLKPITNLFVKNKEHKRYQ, from the coding sequence ATGTTAAAAATACTAGACCGATATATCATAAAAACCTTCTTTGGACCGTTTTTCTTTATATTCAGCGTATTGTTTTTCATCTTTATTGTAAACATTATCTGGGTTCAGTTGGGGCAGTTTATGGGAAAGGGATTAAGCACATGGCAAATTGTTAAATTGCTTTTCTATCTCGGAGTAAGCGTAATCAGTATGGTTTTACCGTTAACGATTCTTTTGGCAAGCATCATGTCTTTCGGAGAATTTGGGGAGCGGTATGAGCTTGCAGCAATGAAAGCTGCAGGAATTTCGCTCACCAGAGTAATGGTTCCGCTTTTGGGTGTAACGGCAATTATGGCAGTCATGCTCTACTTTTTCTCGAATAATATCATTCCTGATTTCCAGAGAAAGGCAAAAAATATGCTTTTTAATATTGCCCAGACAAAACCTGCCCTGAATTTCACACCAGGACAGTTTATCGATCAGATTCCTGGTAATATGGTAAAGTTTGATAAAATTTATGGTGAAAATGCCGAAAATATAGAAGGTGTTTTTGTTCATAAAAAAGCAAGTACTTATGAAAATCAACAAACTATTTTAGCCGAAAAAGGGAAATTTATTCCTGCTGTTAATAAAAATTATTTGAAGCTCGTGCTTTATAACGGATATGTTTATGATGATAATTTTGCAGGAAGAGGTGATAATGTTCGTTTGAAACAACCCGATCAGGTGATTAAATTTGATTCTCTGGTCTCCCATTTTGACATCAGTGACATCATTAATAAAGCTATTGAAGAAGAAAAAATTACCGATGATTACCGTTTTCAAACCTTCAATGAACTGAATAAAACTATTGATAAAACGAAAAAAGATAACGATAAATTCTTTACAAATATCAATAATGATGTTTTGAACCAAACCAATTCTGTGATCAGCTATATGGACACGAAGCAGAACAGAGCAAAGGCGAAACCAAAACAGCTTTTAAAACTGGATACTCTGAAAAGTGAAAAAAGATTAGAAATAATTAATAATGCTTACAGCAGATTAGACAATCTCAAAAGCACGGTTGAGGGTAAAGGAAACGAGATCGATCCAGGAATAAAATACTACAGTAAAGTGGTTATTTATCAACAGAGAATCGTGACTTATTCGTTTACGTGTATTATTTTCTTTTTAATTGGGTCAAGTTTAGGATCAATTATCAGGAAAGGAGGAATGGGACTTCCTGTAATTATAGCGATTGTTATCTTTATTATTTTTTATATCATCAATGTGAGTACCGAAAACATGGCGTGGGCAGGAAAACTGAATCCTTATCTTGCAGCGTGGATTCCGAATATTGTCTTATTCCCTTTTGGAGTTTGGATGACTTATAAAGCGCTTACAGATTCTCAGTTATTTGATGCTGAAAAATATAAAGTTCTGCTAAAACCTATTACCAATCTGTTTGTGAAAAATAAAGAACATAAAAGATATCAGTAG
- a CDS encoding ABC transporter permease/substrate-binding protein, translating to MTQQSLWQFVSEQHEKLLAQITQHLELTFLSLLLAIIVGLPLGVLIARKRKLSGSVLGVAGILQTIPSIALLGFMIPAFGIGATPAIVALLIYALLPIIRNTYTGITGVNPAVIEAAKAMGMNRKQLLFKVELPLAMPVIIAGIRTAAVINVGVATLASFVAAGGLGEFIFGGISLNNTNMILAGAIPAALLAVLLDKLIAVFQKIKYQDIRKFWYIFPVIFMIIGAGYWFNSKSDNKLQAGFTPEFMGRQDGDLGLRSVYGLNVNPKVVNDAIMYKAAYEGELDLISGYSTDGRIKAFDLYVLVDDKKIFPPYFAAPIMKTKTLQKFPELEKTLDLLAGKFNDSIMTDLNYQSDYLNKTPEKIAKDFLIKNKLYKIPQNGNSGTVRIGSKIFGEQYILTEIYKMLIEGYTNYKVETKTGLGGTKICFDALMNDAIDFYPEYTGTGLLVLLKADQNIISRVSKNAESTYDYVNSEFQKQYGIEWLQPLGFNNSYALMMRKKQSEQLKIKTISDLKRYLD from the coding sequence ATGACACAGCAAAGTCTTTGGCAGTTTGTTTCTGAACAGCATGAAAAATTATTAGCCCAAATTACTCAACATTTGGAGCTTACATTTTTGTCATTACTTTTAGCAATTATTGTCGGTTTGCCGCTGGGTGTTCTCATCGCGAGAAAACGAAAATTATCAGGATCTGTATTGGGAGTTGCAGGAATTTTACAGACCATTCCAAGCATTGCTCTTTTGGGATTTATGATTCCTGCTTTCGGTATTGGTGCGACTCCGGCAATTGTAGCCTTACTGATCTATGCCCTTTTACCAATCATCCGAAATACATACACAGGAATTACAGGAGTGAATCCGGCTGTGATCGAAGCGGCAAAAGCAATGGGAATGAACCGGAAACAATTGCTTTTCAAGGTTGAACTTCCTTTGGCGATGCCTGTCATCATTGCAGGGATACGAACTGCAGCGGTCATCAATGTTGGAGTTGCTACATTAGCTTCATTTGTTGCGGCGGGTGGCTTGGGCGAATTTATTTTTGGTGGGATTTCCCTGAATAATACCAATATGATCTTGGCGGGAGCCATTCCTGCGGCGTTACTGGCTGTTTTGCTGGATAAACTGATTGCTGTTTTTCAAAAAATAAAATATCAGGACATCCGTAAATTCTGGTACATTTTCCCTGTTATTTTTATGATTATTGGCGCAGGTTATTGGTTTAATTCTAAATCTGATAATAAATTACAGGCAGGTTTTACACCAGAATTTATGGGTAGACAGGATGGCGATCTCGGCTTGCGTTCTGTTTATGGATTAAATGTAAACCCGAAAGTTGTCAATGATGCCATTATGTACAAAGCCGCTTATGAAGGCGAGCTTGATCTGATAAGCGGATATTCTACAGATGGCAGGATCAAAGCTTTTGATCTTTACGTTTTGGTAGATGATAAAAAAATATTTCCACCCTATTTTGCTGCACCGATTATGAAAACAAAAACATTACAGAAATTCCCTGAACTGGAGAAGACGCTTGATCTGTTGGCAGGGAAATTCAATGATTCGATAATGACTGATCTCAATTACCAATCAGATTATCTGAATAAAACACCCGAAAAAATTGCAAAAGATTTTTTAATTAAAAATAAATTATACAAGATTCCACAAAACGGAAATTCCGGAACGGTAAGAATTGGCTCAAAGATTTTTGGTGAACAATATATTCTCACTGAAATTTATAAAATGTTGATCGAAGGTTACACAAATTATAAAGTCGAAACAAAAACCGGTTTGGGCGGAACGAAGATATGTTTTGATGCCTTGATGAACGACGCCATTGATTTTTACCCTGAATATACAGGAACGGGGCTTTTAGTTTTATTAAAAGCCGACCAAAATATAATTTCAAGGGTATCCAAAAATGCTGAAAGCACCTATGATTATGTCAATTCCGAATTTCAAAAGCAATATGGGATTGAATGGTTACAGCCTTTAGGATTTAATAATTCTTATGCCTTAATGATGCGTAAAAAACAATCGGAACAGCTTAAGATAAAAACTATTTCCGATCTGAAACGTTATCTGGATTAA
- a CDS encoding ABC transporter ATP-binding protein, producing the protein MITVESVSKNFGGRSAVDDISFQANDKEILVLLGTSGCGKTTTLKMINRLIEADSGNILINGKNIREHKVEDLRMGIGFVMQNSGLFPHYTIRENIATIPKLLKWNKKKTENRTEELLNKLSLSTDILSRFPDELSGGQQQRVGIARALIANSPILLMDEPFGALDNITKADIHSEFKSLEELKNKTTILVTHDVQEAFELGHRICLMDKGKIIQTGTPKEMLYHQKNDFVKEFFSANRLLLEYKITVLKDLLPFLSDFENDFPEDSTIWNILQKLSSDQQRTDDYEKMVKAFNDYRKLQIA; encoded by the coding sequence ATGATTACAGTTGAATCGGTTTCTAAAAATTTTGGCGGAAGATCAGCGGTAGATGATATTTCTTTTCAGGCAAATGATAAGGAAATTTTGGTACTGTTGGGAACGAGTGGTTGCGGAAAAACGACAACCCTCAAAATGATCAACAGACTCATAGAAGCAGATTCCGGAAATATTTTGATTAATGGAAAAAATATCCGGGAGCATAAAGTAGAAGATCTTCGGATGGGAATTGGTTTTGTGATGCAGAATTCCGGATTGTTCCCACATTACACAATCAGAGAAAATATTGCAACTATTCCCAAATTGCTGAAATGGAACAAAAAGAAAACTGAGAACCGAACGGAAGAACTTTTAAACAAACTCAGTCTTTCAACAGATATTCTTTCCCGTTTTCCTGATGAATTAAGCGGCGGCCAACAGCAAAGAGTAGGAATTGCCAGAGCATTGATTGCCAATTCTCCGATTTTATTGATGGATGAACCGTTTGGAGCATTAGACAATATTACCAAAGCTGATATTCATTCAGAATTCAAATCTTTAGAAGAATTAAAAAATAAAACGACAATTCTTGTCACTCACGATGTGCAGGAAGCTTTTGAGCTGGGGCATCGGATTTGTTTGATGGATAAGGGGAAAATCATCCAGACCGGGACACCAAAAGAAATGCTTTATCATCAAAAAAATGATTTCGTTAAAGAATTTTTTTCTGCCAACCGACTCTTATTAGAATATAAAATTACTGTTTTAAAAGACCTGTTGCCTTTTCTTTCTGATTTTGAAAATGATTTTCCGGAAGATTCTACTATTTGGAATATTTTACAGAAATTAAGCTCAGATCAACAACGTACGGATGATTACGAAAAAATGGTAAAAGCCTTCAATGATTACAGAAAATTACAGATCGCATGA
- the egtB gene encoding ergothioneine biosynthesis protein EgtB yields the protein MKANSVITISNSVKDWTKIYSQIRQHSVDICEPLEIEDYVVQPIIDVSPPKWHLGHTTWFFETFILIPNVPDYEVFDKQYNFVFNSYYETVGARVIRTDRGNLSRPSVSDIYKYRKYVDEKMQDFLQSHSMNESIEPLLELGLNHEQQHQELLMTDIKYILGHNPLFPVYKKENIEHSESVFPSKMIEFSEGIYEIGFEGEGFCFDNELGRHKVYLNDFQISDQLVTNGEYLEFMKAEGYSDFRHWHAEGWDWVKQNSMKSPLYWHLIDGEWMHYTLNGLQEINLDQPLCHVNFFEASAFASWKGMRLPTEAEWEAASHHFDWGKRWEWTNSAYLPYPGFKKEAGAVGEYNGKFMVNQTVLRGASVATPVGHSRNTYRNFFPTNLQWQFTGIRLAK from the coding sequence ATGAAAGCAAATTCAGTAATAACAATATCTAATTCTGTGAAAGATTGGACAAAGATATATTCACAGATCCGTCAGCATTCGGTAGATATCTGTGAACCTTTAGAAATAGAAGATTATGTAGTACAGCCAATTATTGATGTAAGCCCGCCTAAATGGCATTTGGGCCATACTACCTGGTTTTTTGAAACTTTTATTTTGATTCCTAATGTTCCGGATTATGAAGTTTTTGATAAGCAGTATAATTTTGTATTCAACAGTTATTACGAAACCGTTGGTGCAAGAGTGATCCGCACAGACAGAGGGAATTTGAGCAGGCCTTCTGTTTCGGATATTTATAAATACCGAAAATATGTAGATGAAAAAATGCAGGATTTTCTTCAAAGTCATTCTATGAATGAAAGCATTGAGCCATTATTGGAATTAGGTTTAAATCACGAGCAACAGCATCAGGAATTATTGATGACAGATATCAAATATATTTTGGGACACAATCCACTTTTCCCTGTTTATAAAAAAGAAAATATTGAACATAGTGAATCTGTTTTTCCTTCAAAAATGATTGAATTTTCAGAAGGAATTTATGAAATAGGTTTTGAGGGCGAAGGTTTTTGTTTTGATAACGAATTGGGAAGACACAAGGTTTATCTGAATGATTTTCAAATTTCTGATCAACTTGTAACTAACGGAGAATATCTGGAATTTATGAAAGCTGAAGGCTATTCAGATTTCAGACATTGGCATGCCGAAGGTTGGGATTGGGTGAAACAGAATAGTATGAAATCTCCTTTATACTGGCATTTAATCGATGGAGAATGGATGCATTATACATTAAATGGTTTACAGGAAATTAATCTTGATCAACCGCTTTGCCATGTCAATTTTTTTGAGGCTTCAGCTTTTGCATCATGGAAAGGAATGAGATTGCCAACCGAAGCTGAATGGGAAGCCGCATCACACCATTTCGATTGGGGAAAACGTTGGGAATGGACAAATTCTGCCTATTTACCATATCCGGGATTTAAAAAAGAAGCAGGTGCAGTTGGTGAATATAATGGAAAATTTATGGTCAACCAAACCGTTCTTCGTGGTGCTTCAGTAGCGACTCCTGTCGGTCACAGCAGGAATACCTACCGTAATTTTTTTCCGACTAATCTGCAGTGGCAATTCACAGGAATCCGTTTGGCTAAATAA
- a CDS encoding L-histidine N(alpha)-methyltransferase has translation MKLQLGKDSQIENSQVDSFRSDVLDGLKNSPKRLLSKYFYDKIGDRLFQKIMKIPEYYLTDCELDIFKNKTQEIADAITFDQSPFDIIELGAGDAMKSSYLLKNLIESKADFTYMPIDISGNILSVLKDKLNTELPTLDIVSLEGEYFDMLDKATGISKRRKVVLFLGGNIGNMDIEEAHHFCREVKRKLNLGDLFLIGFDLKKNPHTILNAYNDETGITSAFNLNLLTRINRELKADFNVENFQHYQTYDPISGSCRSFLISLIKQEVHIDHDIINFEENEFIEMEISQKFSKSDITNMANNSGFHLLNEISDSKNWFVDSVWQVL, from the coding sequence ATGAAGTTACAGTTAGGTAAAGATTCTCAAATAGAAAATTCTCAGGTCGACAGTTTCCGATCAGATGTTTTAGATGGTTTAAAAAATAGCCCTAAACGGTTGTTGTCAAAATATTTTTATGACAAAATCGGAGACCGCCTTTTTCAGAAGATCATGAAGATACCGGAGTATTATCTTACCGATTGCGAATTAGATATCTTCAAAAATAAAACTCAGGAGATTGCAGATGCAATTACATTTGATCAATCTCCGTTTGATATCATAGAGTTGGGAGCCGGTGATGCAATGAAATCATCATATCTGCTAAAAAATCTTATTGAAAGCAAGGCCGATTTCACTTATATGCCGATCGATATTTCGGGGAATATCTTGTCAGTTCTTAAAGATAAACTGAATACTGAGCTTCCAACATTAGACATTGTATCCTTAGAAGGCGAATATTTTGATATGCTTGATAAAGCTACAGGTATTTCCAAAAGAAGAAAAGTAGTGCTTTTTTTAGGTGGGAATATTGGCAATATGGATATTGAAGAAGCTCATCATTTCTGCCGCGAAGTCAAAAGAAAGCTGAATCTTGGTGACCTTTTTTTAATCGGTTTTGATTTGAAGAAAAACCCGCATACCATTTTAAATGCATATAATGATGAAACAGGAATTACATCAGCATTCAATCTCAATCTTCTTACAAGAATAAACCGTGAATTAAAAGCTGATTTTAATGTTGAAAATTTTCAGCATTATCAGACATACGATCCTATTTCAGGTTCTTGCCGCAGTTTTCTTATAAGTCTTATAAAACAGGAAGTTCATATAGATCACGATATTATTAATTTTGAGGAAAACGAATTTATCGAAATGGAAATTTCTCAGAAGTTCTCAAAAAGTGATATCACAAATATGGCCAATAATTCCGGATTTCATCTGTTGAACGAAATTAGCGATTCCAAAAATTGGTTTGTGGACTCCGTGTGGCAGGTTTTATAA
- a CDS encoding sigma-54 interaction domain-containing protein yields the protein MNKQSDNNTEIMKRLQNMQKEQLIISVFNKALSKILDKKQFQLVLNQFLKSEIKFDELVILSIDENNNESEIFHHTFINNSLQNKGSKLIDSQLDKCLKSAEPIFFDLKNSIPFYFLDSKNVGMRTAIGFCLPLIQEKTNIIFFFYKDYIQIDEKLERILAGISTQLSITIRNIILTEKFENLKVSSSNFQDENKEIQPIKSQNDFYGIIGNSEPMLKIYEKISQVAPSESNVLIYGETGTGKELAAQAIHDLSSSAHKKMVRINCAAIPANLIESELFGHEKGSFTGATEQRTGKFEQANNSTIFLDEIGELPLELQGRLLRVLQEKEIERIGGNKRIKVNVRIIAATNRNLEKEVVEGNFRSDLFYRLNVFPIHLPALRDRKEDIPLLANYFLEKHHLKTGKKIKGFSQKVINEMYGNPWPGNIRELENMIERSMLTAKENIIKEIEFSKSISLQNKDQEFQIKTLQQMEKEYILKVVEKCSGRISGKQGAAVLLGLPATTLISKMQKLGIKKGHYFKEKE from the coding sequence ATGAATAAACAATCTGATAACAATACGGAAATAATGAAACGACTGCAAAACATGCAGAAAGAACAGCTTATTATTTCAGTTTTCAATAAAGCCCTGTCGAAAATCTTGGATAAAAAGCAATTTCAACTTGTTTTAAATCAATTTTTAAAAAGTGAAATAAAATTTGATGAACTTGTAATTTTAAGTATTGATGAAAATAATAATGAATCTGAGATTTTTCATCATACTTTTATTAATAATAGTTTACAAAACAAAGGTTCAAAGTTAATTGATAGTCAATTGGATAAATGCTTGAAATCAGCAGAACCAATATTTTTTGATCTGAAAAACTCCATCCCTTTCTATTTTCTTGACTCCAAAAATGTAGGAATGAGAACTGCAATCGGGTTTTGTCTGCCATTAATTCAGGAAAAAACCAATATTATTTTCTTTTTTTATAAAGATTATATACAAATTGATGAAAAATTAGAAAGAATATTGGCTGGTATTTCGACACAATTATCAATAACAATCAGAAATATTATTTTAACTGAAAAGTTTGAAAATCTCAAAGTATCCAGTTCAAATTTTCAAGATGAAAACAAAGAGATTCAGCCCATAAAAAGCCAAAATGATTTTTATGGCATTATAGGTAATAGTGAACCTATGCTGAAAATTTATGAAAAGATATCTCAGGTAGCACCTTCAGAATCCAATGTTCTCATCTATGGCGAAACGGGTACAGGAAAAGAATTGGCAGCACAGGCAATTCACGATCTGTCATCATCGGCACACAAAAAAATGGTCAGGATAAACTGTGCAGCCATCCCTGCAAATCTTATAGAATCTGAGCTTTTCGGGCATGAAAAAGGAAGTTTTACTGGTGCAACTGAGCAACGTACGGGAAAATTTGAACAGGCAAATAACAGCACTATTTTTCTGGACGAGATCGGCGAACTTCCTCTTGAACTTCAGGGAAGACTGCTGAGGGTTTTACAGGAAAAAGAAATCGAACGGATCGGCGGAAACAAGCGCATTAAAGTAAATGTAAGAATTATTGCTGCTACCAACAGGAATCTTGAAAAGGAAGTGGTAGAAGGAAATTTCAGAAGTGATCTTTTTTACCGCCTGAATGTATTTCCTATCCATCTTCCCGCTTTACGAGACAGAAAAGAGGATATTCCGTTGCTTGCGAATTATTTTCTTGAAAAACATCATTTAAAAACAGGTAAAAAAATCAAAGGCTTTTCTCAAAAAGTGATAAATGAAATGTACGGAAATCCGTGGCCGGGAAATATCCGAGAATTGGAAAATATGATTGAAAGAAGCATGCTGACGGCAAAAGAAAACATTATCAAGGAAATTGAATTTTCAAAAAGTATCTCTCTACAAAATAAAGATCAGGAATTTCAGATCAAAACGCTGCAACAAATGGAAAAAGAATATATTTTAAAAGTAGTTGAAAAATGCAGCGGCAGGATTTCCGGAAAACAGGGAGCTGCTGTTTTATTGGGATTGCCTGCTACAACTCTGATTTCAAAAATGCAGAAACTTGGGATAAAAAAAGGACATTATTTTAAGGAAAAAGAATAA
- a CDS encoding TMEM175 family protein, which yields MEKETGRIEGFSDGVFAIAITLLVLDLHIPEENSITNGNDLLIFMKNQWPTFLAFILSFFSIFIMWVNHHKIFKQIYSRNSAIMFANGLILFLVSTVSYPTALLARYFNDEASSVVVAIYTGIFVLINLAFNLLWFLASRNKKLLRPGITDQAIKKIHNNYLYGLPIYITALLFSFWIPTVSLIIILGLWIFWALSSGKIEMGSAKKQEF from the coding sequence ATGGAAAAAGAAACAGGCAGAATAGAAGGGTTTAGTGATGGTGTTTTTGCAATTGCCATCACGCTTTTGGTGTTAGATCTTCATATTCCTGAAGAAAACTCGATAACAAATGGAAATGATCTTTTGATTTTTATGAAGAATCAATGGCCAACCTTTTTGGCATTCATTCTTTCGTTTTTCAGTATTTTCATCATGTGGGTAAATCATCACAAAATTTTTAAACAGATCTATAGCCGAAATTCAGCGATTATGTTTGCCAATGGGTTAATACTTTTTCTGGTTTCTACAGTTTCTTATCCTACGGCTTTATTGGCAAGATATTTTAATGATGAAGCTTCTTCTGTAGTTGTTGCAATCTATACCGGAATCTTTGTTTTGATTAATCTTGCGTTCAATTTACTCTGGTTTTTGGCAAGCCGGAATAAAAAACTTCTTCGTCCGGGAATTACCGATCAAGCGATTAAAAAAATCCATAATAACTATTTGTACGGACTTCCGATTTACATTACTGCTTTACTATTTTCGTTTTGGATTCCCACAGTTTCTCTGATAATTATTTTAGGACTCTGGATATTTTGGGCTTTATCTTCAGGGAAAATCGAAATGGGTAGCGCAAAAAAACAAGAATTTTAA
- a CDS encoding sigma-54-dependent transcriptional regulator: MKEKILIVEDEFIVANDLKIMLIKAGYQVTGIASSVVQARKSIEEKKPDWVLLDIMLKGDLTGIDLAWELRKKNIPFLYISANTNQSTLESVKETQPYGFMVKPFRERDLIVMLDIAKYRFDIEKKSEFQGSEIHEEIEGIIGKSPLLQDVIEKVRVVAPTDTSVLVIGESGTGKEKVAHSVHDLSDRSNSPIVIVNCAALPHSLIESELFGHEKGSFTGANVMRIGKFEQANGGTVFLDEIGELPLDSQVKLLRVLQEKEIERLGGNKTLKVNVRIVAATNRSLEKEVAEGRFRLDLYYRLNVFPIELPPLRERKEDIELLANFFLNKYTAASRRNIDSISKSALEQLYNYSWPGNIRELEHLIERSVLLAKTTEIESFDLPKIIKKASTESQVQLKSMEEMEREHIMNVLQSCGGKVSGIGGAAELLKIQPQTLYSKMKKLGIDKGYQ, from the coding sequence ATGAAAGAAAAAATATTAATTGTAGAAGATGAATTTATTGTAGCCAATGATCTTAAAATCATGCTGATAAAAGCAGGGTATCAGGTCACGGGAATTGCGTCTTCCGTTGTACAGGCAAGAAAATCTATTGAAGAAAAAAAACCGGATTGGGTACTTTTGGATATTATGCTGAAAGGGGATCTTACCGGAATTGATCTTGCGTGGGAATTGCGTAAGAAAAATATACCTTTTCTCTATATTTCTGCCAACACCAACCAATCTACATTGGAATCTGTAAAGGAAACACAGCCTTACGGATTTATGGTGAAACCTTTTCGGGAACGTGATCTCATCGTAATGCTTGATATTGCAAAATACCGTTTTGATATTGAAAAAAAATCTGAGTTTCAGGGATCTGAGATTCACGAAGAAATAGAAGGAATTATAGGCAAAAGTCCGTTACTTCAGGACGTTATTGAAAAAGTAAGAGTCGTTGCGCCAACAGATACTTCCGTTCTTGTCATCGGAGAAAGTGGTACAGGGAAAGAAAAAGTGGCCCATTCTGTACACGACCTTTCCGATAGAAGTAACAGTCCGATCGTGATTGTAAACTGTGCTGCTTTACCACATTCATTGATTGAATCTGAGCTTTTCGGGCATGAAAAAGGAAGCTTTACAGGAGCGAATGTCATGAGAATCGGCAAGTTTGAACAGGCAAATGGAGGGACGGTATTTTTAGATGAAATCGGTGAATTACCGTTGGATTCTCAAGTGAAATTGCTAAGAGTTTTACAGGAAAAAGAAATCGAAAGATTAGGAGGTAATAAAACGCTTAAAGTGAATGTAAGAATCGTAGCAGCTACCAACCGCTCTCTGGAAAAAGAAGTGGCAGAAGGACGGTTTAGATTGGATTTATATTACAGATTAAATGTGTTCCCGATAGAATTACCTCCTTTAAGAGAAAGAAAAGAAGACATTGAACTATTAGCTAATTTTTTTCTTAATAAATATACGGCAGCTTCAAGAAGAAATATTGATTCAATCAGTAAAAGTGCTCTGGAACAGCTCTACAACTACAGTTGGCCCGGGAATATCCGTGAACTGGAACATCTTATTGAAAGAAGTGTGCTTTTAGCCAAAACTACAGAAATTGAAAGTTTTGATCTTCCGAAAATAATAAAAAAAGCTTCAACTGAATCTCAAGTACAATTGAAATCAATGGAAGAAATGGAGAGAGAACACATTATGAATGTACTGCAAAGTTGTGGAGGAAAAGTTTCAGGAATCGGTGGTGCAGCAGAACTGCTGAAAATACAACCTCAAACATTATATTCTAAAATGAAAAAATTAGGAATTGATAAAGGTTATCAATAA